The uncultured Methanolobus sp. sequence GAAGACTTTGCTTGAGAATTTTGATTCCATCGATAAGATAAGGATATCATCAGTGGAGGAGCTCTCATCCCTTGATGGAATCAGTGAAAACCTCGCCCGGAAGATACTGGGCCACCTAAACAAATAACCAAATCTAATTATTCTATTTGCGGCAAAAATAAATACTGTGGGCTCCAATATTGATTATAAATATTTTGTGCAAATTATGAAGTGTGATCATATGGGAAATGAACTGGAGTTTTACGGGAAAAAACATAGTCCTGATATCAGGATGCTGCATGATATGGATGAAGTAGTGCATGATCAGAAGTGGCTTCGTTCACAGGACAACATTGAACTTTATTATATGTATCGCGATCTTTCAGCAGATGAAGCGGACCACAAAAAAATAGTTGAAAACAGTCTACGTTATGATATTACCATAATTCCTCCTGCAATGCTTGGAGATGAGTATGTAAAGACAGCAGGCCACTATCATCCGGCTGTGGAAGGCCATCACCTATCTTATGCTGAGCTCTATCAGGTCCTTGAAGGAAATGCCACATATCTCCTCCAGAAAGCCGAAAATGGGACAGTTGTGGATGTAGTTGTCTGTGAAGCAACAGCAGGTGATCTTGTTCTTGTACCGCCTGATTACGGGCACATAACTATCAATGCTTCACAGGAAAGACTGAAAATGGCTAACTGGGTTTGCCGTGATTTCTCCTCCCTTTATGAGCCAATCAAGAAGCTTTCCGGTGGAGCTTATTATCTGTTGAAAGATGGTTTTGTCAAGAATCCTGATTATCTGTCTGTTCCGGAGATCAGGTATGTAAAACCACAGGACTATCCTGAAGCCCATCTTTTCTGTGGAACTGACATGTATATCATGGCAAAGGAAATAGAAAAACTTGATTTCCTTGTGCATCCGCAGAATCATCCGGAGATATTCGGACAGGTTTAATAGTCTGTCTGCCTTTCTGTTGCATATGCGAAACTATTAATGCCTGTTAGTTATTAGTTCCTAGAAAAAGAAGTTACAAAACGGTAGAGGTATGTCTTTGCAAATGAACCAGCGTATTCAGTTTACATCATCAAAAATAGAGGATCTGATGTTCAGGACCACCTTTGATCCCAAAACAATGAAGGGTGATGTTATTGTGAACCTTTCTCTCATTGATAAACAGGATTTTGATGATGTCCTTAAGATTTTCAGCATGGCTATTAACAGCGGACTCGCTGTAAGTCCGTTGCTTAAGATTCTCCATGAGGGAGATTCAATAGGTGACAGGAAGATCGGTGAGAATGAGGTTGGCTTTGCAACAGTTTGTAGTATCACTATTGACGGTCTTCTTCTCAAAGCAGGTGTAATGGTCAAGCCACGTTTTGGTGGTCTTGTGGAAATTCGCGAGGGTGAACCCCTACGTTTCACGAATGTGCTGACATACCAGAGTACAACAATAGATCCTCTTGAGGTTTTGATGTCACAGGAACTGACGTCTGTGATGAGTATGTTGAAGACTGGTTCCGGTAAAATACTTGCGAACCTGCGTGAAGCTCCAATGGTTGCCAGGGATAATATTGATAGCACCCTTGCTGATA is a genomic window containing:
- a CDS encoding glucose-6-phosphate isomerase family protein, encoding MGNELEFYGKKHSPDIRMLHDMDEVVHDQKWLRSQDNIELYYMYRDLSADEADHKKIVENSLRYDITIIPPAMLGDEYVKTAGHYHPAVEGHHLSYAELYQVLEGNATYLLQKAENGTVVDVVVCEATAGDLVLVPPDYGHITINASQERLKMANWVCRDFSSLYEPIKKLSGGAYYLLKDGFVKNPDYLSVPEIRYVKPQDYPEAHLFCGTDMYIMAKEIEKLDFLVHPQNHPEIFGQV
- a CDS encoding DUF128 domain-containing protein — translated: MSLQMNQRIQFTSSKIEDLMFRTTFDPKTMKGDVIVNLSLIDKQDFDDVLKIFSMAINSGLAVSPLLKILHEGDSIGDRKIGENEVGFATVCSITIDGLLLKAGVMVKPRFGGLVEIREGEPLRFTNVLTYQSTTIDPLEVLMSQELTSVMSMLKTGSGKILANLREAPMVARDNIDSTLADMVDAGINGILEVGEPNTRILDVPVERDHLGIVVIGGTNPMAIVQEHGIPIRTNAMSTLIDINELSHINDLV